One Candidatus Binatia bacterium genomic region harbors:
- a CDS encoding MaoC family dehydratase: MAHDLGKGWLGNFFEDFELGKEQVCAPPRVIGAPETALHIGTTNDRQARFCGGEGRMHPLVVFHTVIGQTVRNISLNSPANLGYSKMIWHAPVFAGDEITTTIKIVGLKENSNGKTGNCFVETTGRNQSGEIVLQYTRWVMVRKRDHDTATPYLENPVTPSLASQVEVAELPAWSGDLSRSEKTGGAYFFEDYEPGERIFHHDGMTVNHTDHMQYTRLWQNSAKVHFDEILTDGKPLVYGGFPFSIAYAQSLNGLENRSGMVAMNSGAHANPCYSGTTIYSFTEVLEAHDLVDQPYGALRLRLVGVKDLNPADHKDFDIGEDNGKGRIKYDPRVLLCMDIWELMPKRAS, translated from the coding sequence ATGGCACACGATCTGGGCAAAGGTTGGCTGGGGAACTTTTTTGAGGACTTCGAGCTGGGAAAAGAGCAGGTCTGTGCGCCACCGCGCGTCATCGGGGCGCCGGAGACCGCCCTTCATATCGGCACGACCAACGATCGGCAGGCTCGCTTCTGCGGCGGCGAAGGACGGATGCATCCATTGGTTGTCTTCCATACTGTCATCGGCCAGACGGTCCGAAATATTTCGCTGAACTCTCCGGCCAACCTCGGCTATTCGAAGATGATCTGGCATGCACCGGTTTTCGCGGGCGATGAAATCACCACAACGATCAAGATCGTCGGGCTCAAGGAGAATTCCAACGGCAAGACGGGAAATTGTTTTGTCGAGACGACGGGCCGGAACCAGTCCGGCGAAATAGTTCTGCAATATACGCGATGGGTAATGGTCCGAAAGCGCGACCACGATACCGCAACGCCTTATCTGGAGAACCCGGTAACGCCGAGTCTCGCAAGTCAGGTCGAAGTAGCCGAATTGCCCGCCTGGTCCGGCGACCTCAGCCGCTCCGAGAAGACCGGCGGGGCTTATTTCTTCGAAGACTATGAGCCTGGCGAACGAATCTTTCACCACGACGGCATGACGGTGAATCATACCGACCATATGCAGTATACGCGCCTGTGGCAGAACTCGGCCAAGGTTCATTTCGACGAAATTTTGACCGATGGAAAGCCATTGGTGTACGGAGGTTTCCCGTTTTCGATCGCATACGCCCAGAGTCTGAACGGCCTGGAGAATCGCTCGGGGATGGTGGCCATGAACTCCGGAGCCCACGCGAACCCTTGCTATAGCGGTACAACGATCTATTCCTTCACGGAAGTGCTCGAAGCGCATGATCTCGTAGACCAACCTTATGGTGCCTTGCGCTTACGTTTGGTCGGGGTGAAGGATTTGAATCCTGCGGATCACAAGGACTTCGATATCGGGGAAGATAACGGCAAGGGTCGGATCAAATATGACCCTCGAGTTCTTTTGTGCATGGATATCTGGGAGTTGATGCCAAAACGAGCGAGCTGA
- the metF gene encoding methylenetetrahydrofolate reductase [NAD(P)H], translating into MERVGTIEAKRLRKGGGLLYGGGVRIDQILARPDPVFSFEFFPPKTDAGREALVGTIDELKPLDPAYVSVTYGAMGSNRGQVIEIVSEIKNRIGIEAMAHLTCVGHTREELSSVLDDLASVGIENVLALRGDPPPGTDFQATRGGFAHAADLVALIRKRGGFCIGGAAYPEVHPDAPDAETDLGHLRAKVGAGTDFLVSQLFFDNQDYFSFLTQVRQAGIEVPVLPGIMPVTNLGQVKRFTDMCGAALPADLLRALEEAGDDEAAVLEIGVEHALQQCRDLLKGGAPGVHFYTLNKSASTREILTRLRADD; encoded by the coding sequence ATGGAGAGAGTTGGAACCATCGAGGCAAAGCGATTGCGCAAGGGCGGTGGTCTTCTCTACGGTGGGGGTGTGCGCATCGATCAGATACTCGCCCGACCAGATCCCGTGTTCTCTTTTGAGTTTTTTCCGCCCAAGACAGATGCGGGCCGAGAAGCGCTTGTGGGCACGATCGATGAGCTGAAACCGCTCGACCCAGCCTACGTTTCCGTGACCTATGGCGCGATGGGATCCAACCGCGGTCAGGTCATCGAGATCGTCAGTGAGATCAAGAACCGGATCGGGATCGAGGCGATGGCTCACCTCACCTGTGTCGGCCATACCCGCGAGGAGCTTTCATCCGTTCTTGACGATTTGGCGTCTGTGGGGATCGAAAATGTTTTGGCGTTGCGCGGGGATCCCCCACCGGGAACGGACTTTCAGGCCACGCGAGGTGGCTTTGCACATGCCGCGGATCTGGTGGCATTGATTCGAAAGCGGGGAGGGTTCTGCATTGGCGGCGCGGCTTATCCGGAAGTCCATCCCGACGCCCCGGACGCGGAGACGGACCTTGGCCATCTCCGAGCCAAAGTGGGGGCGGGCACTGATTTTTTGGTGAGCCAACTTTTTTTCGACAATCAGGATTACTTTTCTTTCCTGACACAAGTTCGTCAGGCTGGAATCGAAGTCCCTGTTCTCCCCGGGATTATGCCGGTGACGAACCTCGGCCAGGTGAAACGGTTCACCGATATGTGTGGCGCGGCTTTGCCGGCAGATTTGCTTCGGGCGCTGGAGGAGGCCGGCGATGACGAGGCTGCCGTTCTGGAGATCGGCGTCGAGCACGCGTTGCAGCAATGCCGCGATCTACTCAAGGGGGGCGCCCCGGGAGTTCATTTTTATACCTTGAATAAAAGTGCCTCGACACGCGAGATCTTGACGCGATTACGTGCCGACGACTGA
- a CDS encoding hydantoinase/oxoprolinase family protein — MSTPRSNQKKKRAGAAGYRIGVDVGGTFTDLVLVRPDQSIHIDKTATTPQDQSRGVMEGLRRLAEHEGISLPDLLCQTDRIVHGTTTADNTLIQMNGARTGLITSEGHRDEIELRRGFKENIWDPGLPPPTPIARRRERYGVPERLDHKGAIVDALDETAVRRAMRRMKKQEVESLAVVFLFSFLDGTHESRVREIAREELPGVDISLSHEVLAKAPEFERTSTTLVNAFVSPVIRRYLGNLQQELAEQGFPHQLLMIQSNGGLMTADWVADRAVSVLGSGPAGGVIAACHMAATANIRDFISVDMGGTSYDVCLVRDGQPAVESSWNWHHRYLIGLPMVDVQSVGAGGGSIASVVAGALHVGPESAGAEPGPICYRRGGDRPTVTDANAVLGYLNPDFFYGGELSLDVEGARKAIDEQIRKPLGLASVEEAALGIFRLVNANMANAIQRVSASQGVDARKLPLVAFGGNGALHAGMQARELGIRKILIPKSAPTFSALGLLLTDPKIIELRSCITPMARADCRELQRLFREMQAESKAALRSAGFSTAKADFDRVAHICYPGQTFDLKVPLRGNGTFNRAALKSLVEDFHALHEKLHTYASRDQGPILRAIGVEARAGSEKPRLTRLPGSGKPARAKEKRRTFLEGRWVSTPIYDGESLKARQKIAGPAIIEERLTTVVIYRGQTARLDANGIYHIE, encoded by the coding sequence ATGAGCACCCCCCGGAGCAACCAGAAAAAGAAGCGAGCAGGCGCAGCCGGCTACCGAATCGGCGTGGATGTGGGGGGCACCTTTACCGATCTGGTTCTCGTACGACCGGACCAGTCTATTCACATCGACAAAACCGCCACGACACCGCAGGACCAAAGCCGGGGCGTCATGGAAGGACTCCGTCGGCTCGCAGAACACGAGGGGATCTCCTTGCCCGATCTCCTGTGCCAGACGGACCGTATCGTGCACGGCACCACCACCGCCGACAATACCTTGATCCAGATGAATGGTGCGCGAACGGGTCTGATTACCAGCGAAGGCCACCGTGATGAAATCGAGCTTCGGCGCGGATTCAAGGAAAACATCTGGGACCCGGGACTACCCCCGCCCACGCCGATCGCGCGACGCCGAGAGCGCTACGGAGTTCCCGAGCGCCTCGACCACAAAGGAGCCATCGTGGACGCGCTCGACGAGACCGCCGTTCGGCGGGCCATGCGTCGGATGAAAAAGCAGGAGGTCGAATCGCTCGCCGTCGTCTTCCTCTTCTCCTTTCTCGATGGAACCCACGAAAGCCGGGTCCGGGAGATTGCGCGCGAGGAATTGCCGGGCGTCGACATTTCCCTCTCGCACGAGGTGCTGGCCAAAGCGCCCGAATTCGAGAGGACCTCCACCACCCTCGTCAATGCCTTTGTATCCCCTGTAATACGAAGGTACCTCGGGAACCTGCAGCAGGAACTGGCCGAACAGGGCTTTCCCCACCAACTGTTGATGATCCAATCAAATGGCGGCTTGATGACAGCCGACTGGGTCGCCGATCGCGCGGTCAGCGTGCTTGGCTCCGGTCCCGCAGGCGGCGTGATCGCCGCCTGCCATATGGCTGCAACCGCGAATATCCGGGACTTCATCTCGGTCGATATGGGTGGCACCAGCTACGACGTCTGTCTGGTCCGCGACGGACAGCCCGCTGTTGAATCTTCGTGGAACTGGCATCATCGCTATCTCATCGGGTTGCCCATGGTGGACGTCCAGTCGGTAGGCGCCGGAGGTGGATCGATTGCCAGCGTGGTCGCAGGAGCTCTGCATGTCGGACCGGAAAGCGCTGGCGCGGAACCAGGACCGATTTGCTATCGCCGCGGGGGCGATCGGCCGACGGTGACGGACGCCAATGCGGTCTTGGGCTACCTCAACCCGGACTTCTTCTACGGGGGCGAACTCTCTCTGGATGTGGAAGGTGCACGCAAGGCCATCGACGAGCAAATCCGAAAACCGCTTGGCTTGGCTTCGGTCGAAGAAGCCGCTCTCGGGATCTTCCGTCTCGTCAATGCGAATATGGCGAACGCCATTCAGCGCGTCTCGGCGAGTCAGGGCGTCGACGCACGCAAGCTGCCGCTGGTGGCTTTCGGAGGCAACGGCGCACTGCACGCTGGTATGCAGGCTCGAGAACTCGGAATTCGAAAAATCCTGATACCTAAAAGTGCACCAACCTTTTCGGCTCTGGGTCTTCTCCTCACCGACCCCAAGATCATCGAACTCCGGTCCTGCATCACCCCGATGGCCCGTGCCGATTGCCGCGAACTACAACGATTGTTCCGGGAAATGCAGGCCGAATCCAAGGCTGCCCTTCGATCGGCCGGCTTCTCGACAGCCAAGGCCGACTTCGATCGCGTGGCTCATATCTGCTACCCCGGGCAGACTTTCGACCTGAAAGTTCCTCTTCGCGGCAACGGTACCTTCAACCGAGCCGCTCTCAAATCTCTGGTCGAGGACTTTCACGCCTTGCACGAAAAGCTGCATACTTACGCATCGCGTGATCAGGGACCGATCCTTCGGGCGATCGGGGTGGAGGCCCGGGCCGGGAGCGAAAAGCCTCGCCTGACCCGCTTGCCCGGTTCCGGAAAACCCGCCCGCGCAAAGGAAAAGCGCCGGACCTTCCTCGAGGGGCGTTGGGTCTCGACACCCATCTACGACGGAGAAAGTCTGAAGGCCCGGCAAAAGATTGCGGGGCCGGCGATCATCGAGGAACGCCTCACAACCGTGGTGATCTACCGGGGCCAGACCGCTCGACTCGACGCTAACGGGATTTACCACATCGAATAG
- a CDS encoding hydantoinase B/oxoprolinase family protein, whose translation MTRRGKTADVDPVTTQIIRGFMETVAFEMATHVSLTATTPILNQSNERNATILDARGCLAALSVGIPQFMLSSTLPVKFALDFFAEEGLHEGDVLLSNDPYHGGGHLPDYNIYAPVFHKGELVLIASIQCHHADTGGGAPGGYNVDALDIWAEGVRFPAIKVIDRGVERKDILYMLETNNRTPTFSGDIRAQIGAAQIGARRLGELCERYGNFTVRQSVDAMVAYAKKRFRAEVASWPDGVYESDTWVDHDPKGNPDIHVHCKITIRGSSITIDFTGSDDRPEIQAYSTFGNTRGYVVAQLASMMPADIPKNEGFFDSIDLIVPEDCCLNPKEGRSVAAGTHHPGTEVGEAIAKALAQAVPAKACPQVYKMGMPTVIFGEHPDTGETFIDHSVDTFAAYCGACEGQDGWGAMNVSFGNLIRATAEINESIFPSRQLWRDYLTDSGGPGEFRGGCGSLYRKQVLVPATVYTYVVGRKYPMPGIAGGHDGAANHLLTKVVRRGEGQEVGILSEQVPHQPGECYEYYYGGGGGWGDPLARPPEKVLEDVLDEYVSVRAARKDYGVVLRGSLENLTLKIDRTKTAELRKAMHAKQAGVA comes from the coding sequence ATGACGCGCCGAGGCAAAACCGCAGATGTGGACCCTGTCACCACCCAAATCATTCGGGGGTTCATGGAAACCGTCGCCTTCGAAATGGCCACCCACGTATCGCTCACAGCCACAACGCCGATTCTCAATCAATCCAACGAAAGAAATGCGACAATTCTGGATGCGCGGGGCTGCCTTGCCGCACTCTCGGTCGGCATTCCTCAATTCATGCTCTCGAGCACGCTGCCGGTAAAATTCGCGCTCGATTTCTTTGCCGAGGAAGGGCTCCACGAAGGCGACGTGCTGCTGAGCAATGATCCCTATCACGGTGGCGGCCATCTCCCTGACTACAACATTTATGCCCCCGTCTTCCACAAGGGTGAGTTAGTTCTGATCGCCTCGATCCAATGCCACCATGCGGACACCGGAGGCGGCGCGCCTGGTGGCTACAACGTGGATGCCCTCGACATCTGGGCCGAGGGTGTCCGATTCCCGGCGATCAAAGTCATCGATCGCGGAGTCGAGCGCAAGGACATCCTCTATATGCTCGAGACCAACAATCGGACGCCGACTTTTTCCGGTGATATTCGCGCTCAAATCGGTGCGGCACAAATTGGGGCCCGTCGCCTCGGGGAGCTTTGCGAACGTTACGGCAACTTTACCGTCAGGCAATCCGTGGATGCCATGGTTGCTTACGCCAAAAAAAGATTCCGAGCCGAAGTCGCCAGCTGGCCCGATGGCGTCTACGAATCCGATACGTGGGTGGACCACGACCCCAAAGGCAACCCCGACATTCACGTCCACTGCAAGATCACGATTCGCGGGTCTTCGATCACGATCGACTTCACGGGTTCGGATGACCGGCCGGAAATTCAGGCCTACTCCACCTTTGGCAATACGCGAGGCTACGTCGTCGCCCAACTGGCGTCCATGATGCCGGCAGATATTCCGAAGAACGAGGGTTTTTTTGATTCCATTGATTTGATCGTCCCGGAAGATTGCTGCCTCAACCCCAAAGAGGGTCGTTCCGTAGCCGCCGGCACACATCATCCGGGAACCGAGGTCGGTGAAGCGATCGCGAAAGCTTTGGCGCAAGCCGTGCCGGCCAAAGCCTGCCCGCAGGTCTATAAAATGGGGATGCCTACGGTGATCTTCGGAGAACATCCGGATACAGGCGAGACTTTTATCGACCATTCTGTCGATACATTTGCAGCCTACTGCGGGGCCTGTGAGGGACAGGACGGTTGGGGCGCGATGAATGTCAGCTTTGGAAACCTCATCCGCGCGACGGCCGAAATCAACGAATCCATTTTCCCCTCACGACAACTCTGGCGAGACTATCTCACGGATTCCGGTGGCCCCGGCGAATTCCGTGGCGGCTGCGGCAGCCTTTATCGCAAACAGGTTCTCGTCCCCGCAACTGTCTACACCTACGTCGTTGGACGAAAGTACCCCATGCCGGGAATCGCCGGAGGACACGACGGAGCCGCCAACCACCTGCTCACAAAAGTCGTCCGACGCGGCGAAGGACAAGAGGTCGGGATCCTGTCCGAGCAGGTGCCCCACCAGCCTGGCGAGTGTTACGAATATTATTATGGCGGCGGAGGAGGATGGGGCGACCCGCTGGCGCGACCACCTGAAAAAGTACTGGAGGATGTGCTCGACGAATACGTCTCGGTTCGGGCCGCGCGCAAGGACTACGGCGTCGTCTTGCGCGGCTCTCTCGAAAATCTCACGCTGAAAATCGATCGAACGAAAACCGCAGAGTTACGCAAAGCCATGCATGCCAAACAGGCGGGTGTCGCATGA
- a CDS encoding SDR family NAD(P)-dependent oxidoreductase, which produces MKRLTGKNALVTGGAQGIGKSIALAFAREGASVAVADLVPEGAASTAAALEDLGGRGLSLPGDVGRVEDCEAMVSDTVEAFGGLDIVVNAAAWAEVGPTVADASEELYARTMDVCLGSVFRICRAAYPHLKASESASVINFASSAGSEGMAGNAVYAAAKEGIRGLSRSLALEWGRDGIRVNMIRPIALSPSMAGWAEAYPKVAAAQAAMIPLRRFGDCDADIAPVAVFLASEEARYLTAVTLPVDGGGGKER; this is translated from the coding sequence ATGAAGAGATTGACGGGGAAAAATGCGTTGGTGACCGGGGGGGCGCAGGGCATCGGGAAATCGATCGCACTCGCTTTTGCTCGTGAGGGCGCGTCGGTCGCGGTGGCGGATCTGGTACCCGAGGGCGCGGCAAGTACCGCGGCGGCGCTCGAAGACCTGGGCGGCCGAGGACTCTCTCTTCCGGGTGATGTCGGACGAGTCGAGGATTGCGAGGCCATGGTCTCTGATACAGTTGAGGCTTTTGGCGGGCTGGATATTGTGGTCAACGCGGCAGCCTGGGCCGAGGTCGGGCCGACCGTCGCGGATGCTTCCGAAGAGCTTTATGCGCGGACGATGGACGTCTGTCTGGGGAGTGTGTTTCGGATTTGCCGAGCCGCCTATCCGCACTTGAAGGCGAGCGAATCTGCTTCGGTGATCAACTTCGCTTCGAGTGCCGGTAGTGAGGGAATGGCCGGCAACGCGGTTTATGCTGCAGCGAAAGAAGGAATCCGGGGACTGAGCCGATCGCTGGCGCTCGAGTGGGGACGCGACGGTATTCGAGTGAATATGATCCGCCCGATCGCGTTGTCTCCAAGTATGGCGGGGTGGGCGGAGGCCTATCCGAAGGTAGCGGCGGCGCAGGCGGCGATGATCCCCCTGCGACGCTTCGGAGATTGTGATGCTGATATTGCGCCAGTCGCGGTATTTCTCGCGAGTGAAGAAGCGCGCTATTTGACGGCGGTGACGCTCCCGGTAGACGGTGGCGGCGGTAAGGAGCGATAA
- a CDS encoding LLM class flavin-dependent oxidoreductase — protein MRGVTVGYQDGCLAPFFVSNFSVQQAAQMGADTIWFPDHFMGFAPKWLWTPEHTAAAGVIHSGDALFDPVPVMAHIAAKFPAMQIGTSVTEPIRRHPVSLAQTFVTLDHLSEGRTILGIGNGLRENTEPYGLPSRMRVARLEEALEVLQLLFASEGKPLEYSGRYYQLDGAVFDLPLWEGRPPPVYIGSHAPRMLGLTGRYGDGWLPGQPVDAEEYARRLQVIHAAGEDAGRSMKHFMATQTMLLVLGDDRGPVIEQAMQSLYVAYNTLGLAGAVWRKHGLDHPMGDDFAGQIELVPAATPRELVETAMERMTPELLLEQYYFGSPDQIADAVAPLVDAGCRHFVLANMGGNFTGRGSADFASMATLTERLKNM, from the coding sequence ATGCGGGGAGTAACGGTTGGCTATCAGGACGGATGTCTGGCGCCATTTTTTGTCTCAAATTTTTCCGTCCAGCAGGCGGCCCAGATGGGTGCCGACACGATCTGGTTTCCGGACCATTTTATGGGATTCGCCCCCAAATGGCTTTGGACGCCGGAGCATACCGCTGCTGCCGGTGTGATTCACTCCGGAGACGCGCTTTTTGATCCGGTCCCTGTGATGGCCCATATTGCGGCCAAATTCCCGGCGATGCAGATCGGAACATCGGTCACTGAACCAATCCGACGGCATCCGGTTTCGCTGGCCCAGACCTTCGTCACTCTCGACCATCTCTCGGAAGGACGCACCATTCTGGGGATTGGCAACGGCCTGCGCGAGAATACCGAACCGTATGGTCTCCCCTCCCGGATGCGAGTGGCCCGATTGGAAGAGGCTCTCGAGGTCTTGCAACTACTTTTTGCGAGCGAGGGAAAGCCGCTCGAGTATTCGGGTCGCTACTATCAACTCGATGGAGCGGTTTTTGATTTGCCGCTTTGGGAGGGTCGTCCGCCCCCGGTCTATATCGGCTCCCACGCACCCCGCATGCTGGGGCTCACAGGGCGATACGGCGATGGCTGGTTGCCCGGTCAGCCAGTGGATGCCGAGGAGTATGCGCGGCGTCTACAGGTGATCCACGCAGCAGGTGAGGATGCGGGCCGCTCGATGAAACACTTCATGGCGACTCAGACCATGCTTCTGGTTCTGGGTGATGACCGAGGTCCCGTGATCGAGCAGGCGATGCAAAGTCTCTACGTTGCCTACAATACACTGGGCCTCGCGGGCGCCGTATGGCGCAAGCACGGACTGGACCATCCGATGGGCGACGATTTCGCCGGACAAATCGAGTTGGTCCCGGCCGCGACTCCTCGTGAGTTGGTCGAGACAGCGATGGAGCGTATGACGCCGGAATTGCTTCTGGAGCAATATTATTTCGGTTCTCCGGATCAGATTGCCGATGCCGTCGCCCCGCTCGTGGACGCCGGTTGTCGCCATTTCGTGCTGGCGAATATGGGAGGGAATTTCACCGGCCGTGGTTCTGCCGATTTTGCTTCGATGGCCACCTTGACCGAGCGTCTCAAAAATATGTGA
- a CDS encoding amidase: MHDVLHKSLTDLTQLIASREISAVELMKVTLKRIEETQDTLRAFCQVGDPDILLAEAANADDRLARGKGRLLEGIPLGVKELEDALGFRSTNGSIPFRDDFAEQDSVQVDRLKTAGAIVVGKTNAPEFGHTAITKNLLFGASHNPWDLDWTPGGSSGGSSAAIAGGVLPLATGSDGGGSIRIPASFTGCFGLKVSYGRIPNGPERHWIMGDTAVHGPLTRTVEDAALHLDIAAGVHPADPNSLPRPAHSYRDILRDLPPKLRIGYSPDLGYAVVQSDVARVAAEAAQAFAELGHDVESIIDGPPEPGLDWGFSGAFELLGRLEPLLADHEQDFGRNFIQGVKTGAGMTPKAWSEMRLRREELNRWCGDIFERFDLLLTPTVPYDPPPARGPLWRETEGRKQPAANVGSFTMPFNLSWHPAATVRAGLSDLGLPVGLQIVGPRHRDDLVLQASYAFEQARPWAHHWPDI; the protein is encoded by the coding sequence ATGCACGATGTTCTGCACAAATCACTGACGGATCTCACACAACTCATCGCTTCCCGCGAGATCTCGGCGGTCGAACTGATGAAAGTGACGCTGAAACGTATCGAAGAAACACAGGATACCCTGCGAGCCTTCTGTCAGGTGGGGGATCCGGATATCCTGCTCGCCGAGGCCGCCAACGCCGATGACCGATTGGCCCGAGGCAAGGGACGCCTTCTGGAGGGAATCCCTCTGGGGGTCAAGGAACTTGAAGATGCACTCGGGTTCCGGTCGACAAATGGATCGATTCCATTTCGTGATGATTTCGCCGAACAGGACTCCGTCCAGGTCGACCGACTCAAGACTGCCGGGGCGATCGTTGTGGGGAAAACCAACGCTCCGGAATTCGGCCATACAGCGATCACGAAAAACCTTCTTTTCGGCGCCTCTCACAATCCCTGGGATCTGGATTGGACACCGGGCGGTTCCAGCGGCGGTTCGTCGGCCGCAATTGCCGGTGGTGTCCTTCCTCTGGCCACCGGCAGCGATGGCGGGGGGTCGATCCGAATCCCTGCATCGTTTACCGGATGCTTTGGCTTGAAGGTCAGCTACGGAAGAATCCCCAACGGCCCGGAGCGCCATTGGATCATGGGCGATACGGCTGTGCATGGCCCACTGACTCGCACCGTCGAAGATGCCGCGCTTCACCTCGATATCGCCGCCGGCGTCCACCCCGCCGACCCCAACTCCCTGCCGCGCCCCGCCCACTCCTACCGCGACATTTTACGCGACCTTCCGCCCAAACTACGGATCGGTTACTCACCGGATCTGGGCTACGCCGTCGTCCAGTCCGACGTTGCCCGCGTCGCCGCCGAAGCCGCGCAGGCCTTCGCCGAACTCGGCCATGATGTCGAGTCGATCATCGACGGCCCCCCCGAGCCAGGACTGGATTGGGGCTTCAGCGGTGCCTTTGAGTTGCTCGGTCGACTCGAACCGCTGCTGGCAGATCATGAACAGGACTTTGGTCGAAACTTCATTCAGGGCGTAAAGACCGGTGCGGGCATGACGCCCAAGGCCTGGAGCGAGATGCGTCTGCGCCGGGAAGAGCTGAATCGCTGGTGTGGCGATATCTTCGAACGTTTCGATCTCCTCCTGACACCGACCGTCCCCTATGATCCGCCTCCTGCACGCGGACCGCTATGGAGAGAGACCGAGGGTCGCAAACAGCCCGCTGCCAACGTTGGCAGCTTCACCATGCCGTTCAATCTCTCCTGGCATCCGGCAGCTACCGTCCGAGCCGGCTTGTCCGATCTGGGGCTTCCTGTCGGTCTGCAAATTGTCGGACCGCGACACCGTGACGATCTGGTCCTGCAGGCAAGTTATGCCTTCGAGCAGGCGCGTCCATGGGCCCATCATTGGCCTGACATCTGA
- a CDS encoding cytochrome c: protein MKKIACLMLALAIPLTAEALPDDSLNFRRGGETIVSFSRDEIVSRCGREQITVADPYYEKQKTFYATSLSCVLEEGFGTAPEAWGDREIIFRALDGYARSATAETLRREGGFLALADAGLAVWPEVAWAPIGREKTDPGPFYVIWNQSGQQDPHLYPWPYQLSVIEMKSVVDAYPHTVPNGLEANHPAQRGHEIFLRDCLTCHAINGDGGVVGPELNLPQSIVEYRDVEQLKVFVRNPQEFRYTKMPANPHLTDADLSDLISYFQAMKERKNDPKDRS from the coding sequence ATGAAGAAAATCGCATGCCTGATGCTGGCGCTGGCAATTCCGTTGACAGCAGAGGCACTTCCCGATGATTCTCTGAATTTCCGCCGCGGAGGCGAAACGATCGTCTCGTTTTCGCGAGATGAAATTGTCTCTCGTTGTGGTCGCGAGCAGATCACCGTGGCGGATCCATATTACGAGAAGCAGAAGACGTTCTACGCTACGTCGCTTTCTTGTGTTCTGGAGGAGGGGTTTGGCACTGCTCCGGAAGCGTGGGGTGACCGGGAGATTATTTTCCGGGCATTGGACGGTTATGCGCGATCGGCAACGGCCGAGACTCTTCGACGAGAGGGGGGCTTTCTCGCTCTGGCCGATGCGGGTCTGGCGGTTTGGCCCGAAGTCGCCTGGGCGCCTATCGGTCGCGAGAAAACCGATCCCGGACCTTTTTATGTGATCTGGAACCAATCCGGTCAGCAGGACCCTCACCTTTACCCGTGGCCCTACCAACTGTCGGTGATCGAGATGAAGTCCGTCGTCGATGCCTACCCGCATACGGTTCCGAACGGCCTCGAGGCCAACCATCCGGCACAGCGCGGGCATGAGATTTTTCTTCGAGATTGTCTGACCTGCCACGCGATCAATGGCGATGGCGGTGTGGTCGGGCCCGAATTGAATCTACCGCAAAGCATTGTCGAGTATCGCGATGTCGAACAGCTCAAGGTTTTCGTTCGGAACCCGCAAGAATTTCGTTACACCAAGATGCCGGCCAACCCTCATCTTACGGATGCGGATCTCTCGGATCTGATCTCGTATTTTCAGGCCATGAAGGAACGTAAAAACGATCCGAAGGATCGCTCCTGA